One genomic region from Thalassotalea sp. PS06 encodes:
- a CDS encoding FixH family protein, which translates to MTTRWYKEPWAYFVFFLPLSAVIAGITTLIIANTDADTVVVDDYYKKGKSINLEISKIKEAQKLGIAFDMKVSDDEIILKPTGIEKSFPVLNVSFYHSTLADRDFSLKLTADGNGWYRQTFENKIDGKWRIQVLPFDERWKVQTTVALPQLEFRPFEIQY; encoded by the coding sequence ATGACTACCCGCTGGTACAAAGAGCCCTGGGCTTATTTCGTTTTCTTCCTGCCATTAAGTGCTGTGATCGCCGGGATCACTACCCTTATCATTGCCAACACCGATGCCGATACCGTTGTCGTTGACGACTATTACAAAAAAGGCAAAAGCATCAACCTGGAGATATCTAAGATTAAAGAAGCTCAGAAACTTGGTATTGCCTTCGATATGAAGGTTTCCGATGACGAAATTATTTTAAAACCTACGGGTATCGAGAAGAGCTTCCCGGTACTAAACGTGAGTTTTTACCATTCAACCCTGGCTGACAGAGACTTTTCATTAAAACTAACCGCCGACGGCAATGGCTGGTATCGCCAGACGTTTGAAAACAAAATTGACGGTAAATGGCGCATTCAGGTGTTGCCATTTGATGAACGCTGGAAAGTACAGACTACCGTTGCCCTACCCCAATTAGAATTCAGGCCGTTTGAAATTCAATATTAA
- the ccoP gene encoding cytochrome-c oxidase, cbb3-type subunit III codes for MSSFWSIWITVLTLGTLVGCYLLLRWTLTNFTGVEEGESMGHEFDGIEELNNPLPKWWSTFFLITIIWGFIYLALYPGLGNFKGLFGWKSSNQGITSLADSKAQNEAAKEAGLLVQYDREVDSAQERFGPIFEGLAKQDYSELVKNEEALRIGQRLFLQNCAQCHGSDGKGTTGFPDLTDNDWLYGGTPEDIEETLLYGRKAQGMIAWKTMLGGEQGVKEVAAYVRSLSGLEVDSAMADAGKEKFAMCAACHGENGEGSHEMGLALGAPRLNDDIWLYGGSPRAVEATIRDGRAGVMPAWKDFLGEDKIRVVSAYVYSLSADNSDSE; via the coding sequence ATGTCTAGCTTCTGGAGTATATGGATCACCGTTCTTACCTTAGGTACGCTTGTTGGCTGTTACCTGCTGTTGAGATGGACATTAACCAACTTCACCGGTGTTGAAGAAGGTGAATCCATGGGCCACGAATTTGATGGCATCGAGGAATTAAATAATCCACTACCAAAATGGTGGAGTACCTTCTTCCTAATCACGATTATATGGGGCTTTATCTATCTGGCCCTTTATCCTGGTCTTGGTAACTTTAAAGGCCTGTTTGGCTGGAAAAGCTCTAACCAGGGTATTACCAGCCTGGCTGATTCAAAAGCACAAAACGAAGCGGCTAAAGAAGCGGGTTTACTGGTTCAATATGACCGTGAAGTAGATAGTGCCCAAGAGCGTTTTGGTCCAATTTTCGAAGGTCTTGCCAAGCAGGATTACAGCGAATTGGTTAAGAACGAAGAAGCATTGCGTATCGGCCAGCGTTTGTTCCTGCAAAACTGTGCTCAGTGCCACGGCTCTGACGGTAAAGGTACCACAGGCTTCCCGGATCTAACGGACAACGACTGGTTATACGGTGGTACGCCTGAAGATATCGAAGAAACGTTGCTTTACGGCCGTAAAGCGCAGGGTATGATCGCCTGGAAAACCATGTTAGGTGGTGAGCAAGGCGTGAAAGAAGTTGCAGCTTACGTTCGTAGTTTGAGCGGTTTGGAAGTTGATTCTGCCATGGCAGATGCCGGTAAAGAGAAGTTTGCCATGTGTGCTGCCTGTCACGGTGAAAACGGTGAAGGTAGTCACGAAATGGGCTTAGCCCTTGGCGCACCTCGCCTGAACGACGATATCTGGTTGTACGGTGGTTCTCCTCGTGCAGTAGAAGCGACGATTCGTGACGGTCGTGCTGGTGTCATGCCAGCCTGGAAAGACTTCCTTGGCGAAGACAAGATCCGCGTAGTCAGCGCCTACGTTTACAGCTTGTCAGCTGACAATTCCGACAGCGAATAA
- a CDS encoding cbb3-type cytochrome oxidase subunit 3 has protein sequence MDYGTLRGIFTVIIFVLFIIIVVWAFSKKRKTSFDEAANSIFDEKDDVNKEKQETNKNV, from the coding sequence ATGGATTACGGCACTTTAAGAGGCATATTTACCGTTATTATCTTCGTACTATTTATCATCATAGTAGTATGGGCTTTTAGCAAAAAACGTAAAACTTCATTCGATGAAGCTGCCAATTCTATTTTCGACGAGAAAGACGACGTGAATAAAGAAAAACAGGAGACTAATAAGAATGTCTAG
- the ccoO gene encoding cytochrome-c oxidase, cbb3-type subunit II: MNRHEKVEQHVGWFFIVTIMAISIGGLVEITPLFFQKETTQPVDSLRPYSALEMEGRDIYIREGCNNCHSQMIRPLRAETERYGHYSVAGESVWEHPFLWGSKRTGPDLARVGGRYSDDWHYAHLMDPRSVVPESNMPAYKWLAETPVSNKLSAEKMKLFNALTKNRSHKDEDGNPIPLYSAEDIANAGAEFATTKSITGKDGLTEMDALIAYLQSLGHALK, translated from the coding sequence ATGAATAGACATGAAAAAGTAGAACAACACGTCGGCTGGTTTTTTATTGTGACCATCATGGCAATCAGTATTGGTGGTCTGGTTGAAATCACTCCGTTGTTTTTTCAGAAAGAAACGACTCAACCTGTAGATAGCCTGCGTCCTTATTCGGCGTTGGAAATGGAAGGTCGTGATATTTATATTCGTGAAGGTTGTAATAACTGTCACTCACAAATGATTCGCCCATTGCGTGCTGAAACTGAGCGTTACGGTCACTACAGTGTTGCTGGTGAATCAGTTTGGGAACACCCTTTCCTATGGGGTTCTAAGCGTACCGGTCCAGATTTGGCCCGTGTGGGTGGTCGTTATTCAGACGACTGGCACTATGCTCACTTGATGGATCCTCGTTCAGTAGTACCTGAATCCAACATGCCAGCATATAAGTGGTTAGCTGAAACACCTGTTTCGAACAAGCTTTCTGCTGAGAAGATGAAGCTGTTCAATGCGTTGACGAAAAACCGCAGTCATAAAGATGAAGACGGTAACCCGATTCCACTTTATTCTGCTGAAGACATCGCTAACGCTGGTGCGGAGTTTGCCACCACGAAAAGCATTACTGGTAAGGATGGTCTGACGGAAATGGACGCCCTTATCGCTTATTTACAATCACTTGGTCACGCGTTGAAGTAA
- the ccoN gene encoding cytochrome-c oxidase, cbb3-type subunit I: MSQSTTAEIDYNYKVVRQFTVMTVIWGIVGTFVGVLIAAQLIWPALNFDTPWLTYSRLRPLHTNAVIFAFGTSALFATSYYVVQRTCKATLFGGALVPFTFWGWQAIIVAAAITLPLGITSSKEYAELEWPIDILIALVWVSYAICFFGTLIKRKTSHIYVANWFFGGFIITVAVLHIGNSMALPLTLTKSYSIYPGAIDAMMQWWYGHNAVGFLLTAGFLGMMYYFVPKQAERPVYSYRLSIVHFWALVSLYIWAGPHHLHYTALPDWTQSVGMVMSVVLFLPSWGGMINGIMTLSGAWDKLRSDPILRFLIVSLSFYGMSTFEGPMMAIKSVNALSHYTDWTVGHVHSGALGWVAMISIGSMYYLIPAVFNKPKMYSIKLINVHFWLHTTGIVLYIVAMWISGVMQGLMWRAVNTDGTLTYSFVQSLEASYPFYTMRFIGGCFVVIGFILMAYNMFKTIGTKEQSLQREAVTA; encoded by the coding sequence ATGAGTCAAAGCACTACTGCAGAAATCGATTACAACTACAAAGTTGTACGTCAATTTACTGTAATGACTGTAATTTGGGGTATTGTTGGCACATTTGTCGGTGTGTTGATTGCTGCCCAGTTGATCTGGCCAGCCCTTAACTTTGATACGCCCTGGCTTACATACTCTCGTCTTCGCCCTCTGCACACCAATGCAGTTATTTTTGCATTTGGTACCAGCGCCCTGTTCGCAACTTCTTATTATGTTGTCCAGCGTACCTGTAAAGCCACTCTGTTCGGTGGAGCCCTTGTGCCTTTCACCTTCTGGGGTTGGCAAGCGATTATCGTAGCGGCTGCCATTACCTTACCTTTAGGTATTACTTCGTCGAAAGAATATGCCGAACTAGAATGGCCAATCGACATCCTGATTGCGCTGGTCTGGGTATCCTACGCCATCTGTTTCTTCGGTACCCTGATTAAACGCAAGACATCCCATATCTACGTTGCTAACTGGTTCTTCGGCGGATTCATTATTACCGTTGCGGTATTGCACATCGGTAACTCTATGGCATTGCCTCTGACTCTGACTAAATCTTATTCTATCTACCCTGGCGCCATCGATGCGATGATGCAGTGGTGGTATGGTCATAACGCCGTTGGTTTCCTGTTAACCGCCGGTTTCCTTGGTATGATGTATTACTTCGTACCTAAGCAGGCTGAACGTCCGGTTTACTCATACCGTCTTTCTATCGTTCACTTCTGGGCTCTGGTATCTCTATATATCTGGGCTGGTCCTCACCACTTACACTACACCGCCCTACCTGACTGGACTCAGTCTGTTGGTATGGTAATGTCAGTAGTTCTGTTCCTGCCTTCCTGGGGTGGTATGATCAACGGTATCATGACCCTGTCAGGTGCGTGGGACAAACTACGTTCAGATCCAATTCTACGATTCCTAATCGTTTCCCTGTCTTTCTACGGTATGTCGACTTTTGAAGGTCCAATGATGGCAATTAAATCCGTAAATGCCCTGTCTCATTATACAGACTGGACAGTTGGCCACGTTCACTCAGGTGCACTTGGTTGGGTTGCGATGATTTCCATCGGCTCTATGTACTATCTGATCCCTGCAGTATTTAACAAACCTAAGATGTACTCTATCAAATTGATCAACGTACACTTCTGGTTGCATACAACGGGTATCGTTCTTTACATCGTTGCAATGTGGATTTCCGGCGTAATGCAAGGTTTGATGTGGCGTGCGGTAAATACCGACGGTACGTTGACCTATAGCTTTGTACAAAGTCTGGAAGCTTCATATCCTTTCTACACCATGCGCTTTATTGGCGGTTGTTTCGTGGTTATAGGTTTCATCTTAATGGCCTACAACATGTTCAAAACCATCGGGACCAAAGAACAAAGCCTGCAACGTGAAGCAGTAACGGCTTAA